From Paenibacillus sp. V4I7, one genomic window encodes:
- a CDS encoding tagaturonate epimerase family protein: MKQLIEAIKSGNITAFSSPDVKVYASSYTQVGNTSLLMVRTTAGKKLIAAGEGELYDQLIGENVDGGKVASLSHENRLILNQFLPYTAPQAFGTQVATMGLGDRLGIASPGHIQTIRGRDIRPVLAQQSIRELALTGRTYEDVLDAAAYAVFQEGYKDGYGADGDHLKKEEDIKYALRLGFTMLTLDCSENIDNTIESMSEADIAAKYEQLPASLRNHYEKRYLETAANVPGATLHYTRQALQKDVLIYDAAINFMEAIFRKYIATLDRAVDFEISIDETATPTSPEAHYLVANELRDRGVTIFSMAPRFCGEFQKGIDYIGDIAQFERELASHAAIAVHFEYKLSIHSGSDKFSVFPLIGQYTNGLFHIKTAGTNWLEAVRVVAKVNPSLYRRMHQYALDHFSEATAYYHVTTDINAIVTLGEVSDADLPDYMEENNARQLLHITYGLLLQSKNADGSKQFADEFFQTLAEQEDAFAEGLRSHIGRHLELLGK; encoded by the coding sequence ATGAAACAGCTTATCGAAGCTATAAAATCAGGAAATATAACGGCATTTTCTTCACCAGATGTGAAAGTGTATGCATCATCCTACACGCAAGTAGGTAATACGTCCCTTCTAATGGTGCGAACAACGGCAGGAAAGAAGCTTATCGCTGCCGGCGAGGGCGAACTATACGACCAACTTATTGGTGAAAACGTGGACGGCGGCAAAGTGGCATCTCTATCTCACGAAAATCGTCTGATACTTAACCAGTTTCTTCCATATACGGCTCCGCAAGCATTTGGTACACAAGTAGCTACAATGGGTTTAGGGGATCGACTTGGGATTGCAAGCCCAGGACATATTCAAACGATTCGCGGCAGAGACATTCGCCCTGTCCTAGCACAGCAAAGTATTCGTGAGCTCGCGCTAACAGGCCGAACCTATGAGGATGTTTTGGATGCGGCTGCTTATGCTGTATTTCAAGAAGGCTACAAAGATGGGTATGGTGCAGACGGCGACCATTTGAAGAAAGAAGAAGACATCAAGTATGCGCTGCGTCTTGGTTTTACAATGCTGACACTGGATTGCTCGGAAAATATCGACAATACCATTGAATCCATGTCTGAAGCGGATATCGCTGCAAAATACGAGCAGCTACCAGCTAGTTTGCGCAATCATTATGAAAAGCGATACTTAGAGACTGCAGCTAATGTTCCTGGAGCAACGCTCCACTATACACGTCAAGCTCTACAGAAAGATGTCCTGATCTATGATGCAGCGATTAATTTCATGGAAGCTATCTTCCGTAAGTATATCGCGACGCTTGATCGCGCAGTTGATTTTGAAATCTCTATCGATGAAACGGCTACGCCGACATCTCCTGAAGCGCACTACTTGGTAGCTAACGAACTTCGTGATCGCGGGGTTACAATTTTCAGTATGGCGCCGCGCTTCTGTGGTGAATTCCAGAAAGGAATTGACTATATCGGCGATATCGCTCAGTTTGAACGTGAATTAGCTAGCCATGCCGCGATTGCTGTGCATTTCGAATACAAGCTTAGCATTCATTCCGGCAGCGATAAATTCAGCGTATTCCCGCTCATCGGGCAGTACACGAACGGCCTGTTCCATATCAAAACAGCTGGAACGAACTGGCTCGAAGCCGTACGTGTCGTAGCGAAGGTAAATCCTTCCCTATACCGCCGCATGCATCAGTATGCGCTTGATCATTTCAGTGAGGCTACAGCTTACTATCATGTAACAACTGACATTAACGCTATCGTCACACTGGGTGAAGTGAGCGATGCCGATCTGCCGGATTATATGGAAGAAAATAATGCTCGCCAACTGCTGCACATCACTTACGGCTTGCTACTTCAATCCAAGAACGCCGATGGCAGCAAACAATTTGCGGACGAATTCTTCCAAACACTAGCTGAGCAAGAAGATGCCTTTGCTGAAGGTCTTCGCTCTCATATTGGCAGACATTTAGAGCTGCTAGGTAAATAA
- a CDS encoding SGNH/GDSL hydrolase family protein: MQHNGVYFHNVTELEQLPYLPGLRLHRFPKQVRHSLTEKGRTKAVQSNGCELRFVTEAKYVQVVLASQDMNGSVLVFKGDFFHSSHELEAGVATTIQLEEPERFAQVIPEKLNNRAFSSNVWRIFFERFSAVFYDIDAFGFEVRPPHKHEMPQLTLLAYGSSITQGAGALSHYNGYVQQAARRLEIDALNLGLSGSCFCEKELSDHIAERNDWDMIYLEIGVNMRAVVSTEEFERRSSYLLDYIIERHPEKPVFLTYIYPNRASYFSDYNHAYSESERRYNEILAQYTANRSHPFLHLLDGSKIMDDFTSLTSDLIHPSDYGHIRMGEKLAGFMLPTVNKLRESQLKHSVISK; this comes from the coding sequence ATGCAGCATAATGGTGTTTATTTTCACAATGTCACGGAACTTGAACAGCTGCCATACCTGCCAGGACTTCGGTTACACCGGTTTCCGAAGCAGGTTCGTCACAGTTTAACGGAGAAGGGCAGAACGAAGGCGGTGCAGTCGAACGGCTGCGAGCTTCGATTTGTTACAGAAGCAAAGTATGTCCAAGTGGTGCTGGCTTCGCAGGATATGAACGGTTCAGTGCTGGTGTTCAAAGGCGACTTCTTCCATTCTTCTCACGAGTTAGAGGCGGGGGTTGCAACAACCATCCAGTTGGAAGAGCCTGAAAGGTTTGCTCAAGTGATCCCGGAGAAACTGAACAATAGGGCGTTCTCTTCTAATGTTTGGCGTATTTTCTTCGAACGGTTTAGCGCAGTATTCTATGATATCGATGCGTTCGGGTTTGAAGTGAGGCCTCCTCATAAGCATGAGATGCCTCAGTTGACACTTCTAGCTTACGGCTCATCGATAACGCAAGGGGCAGGGGCCTTAAGCCATTACAACGGTTATGTGCAGCAAGCGGCCCGACGTCTAGAAATTGATGCGCTTAACTTGGGTCTTAGCGGATCCTGCTTTTGTGAAAAGGAACTGTCAGATCATATTGCGGAGCGCAATGACTGGGATATGATCTATCTTGAGATCGGTGTCAACATGCGAGCGGTAGTTTCTACGGAGGAATTTGAACGACGCTCCTCCTATTTGCTGGACTACATCATTGAACGGCACCCGGAGAAGCCTGTATTTCTAACCTATATTTATCCAAATCGGGCTTCGTATTTCAGTGATTATAACCATGCTTACAGCGAATCTGAAAGACGCTATAACGAAATTTTAGCGCAATATACAGCCAATAGAAGCCACCCTTTCCTACACTTGTTGGACGGGAGCAAGATCATGGATGACTTTACTTCGTTGACAAGTGACCTCATTCATCCTTCTGATTATGGCCATATTCGAATGGGGGAAAAGTTGGCAGGTTTCATGCTTCCAACTGTAAATAAGCTGCGAGAATCGCAATTGAAACATAGCGTTATTTCCAAATAG
- a CDS encoding extracellular solute-binding protein: protein MQKRLSRKHFRVRLEDMIVTLRQEILSGKAAIGSYLPSESDLEKRFELSNASVRNGLKILVEEGFIEKIARVGNRVISPSSEQKTVIKFGYVQTFAGLVEMEELLVEFAKQYPHIVVHPIELPSGSYSKSLKQYMEAELLDCVMINNNNFQDFVENDCTHLLEPITQMDDLYPFLTEPFQQGGHTLVRPFNYSPVVLCYNKKHFEQSQVPLPDSSWGWRDLFTYGQQLSVKNERFGFYFYLPSRNRWPIFMLQSGTSFQTDDSGNYRLHGSKIIESLEACRDLLAMTDVFPRILSESNADAEALFLEEKVSVIMTTYFFLNQLRTSNISFEVSPLPGLQDSSTLLIINGLAVNSRSSNKEAAKLLIDFLTSYEIQLMLRRKTLNITAHRRAMEWEGEESGYRPSKFFSYREMVPTFRLITELGLSNYQLKSIQRDIMLFLSGLQNSAALSTRLEQLLIEAKESNIIHSS, encoded by the coding sequence ATGCAAAAGAGATTAAGCCGTAAACATTTTCGGGTTCGGCTGGAAGATATGATTGTTACACTGCGACAAGAAATCCTGTCTGGTAAAGCGGCTATTGGCAGCTACTTACCTTCCGAAAGTGATCTGGAAAAGCGATTCGAGCTCAGTAATGCATCCGTTCGCAACGGTCTCAAGATTCTCGTAGAGGAAGGATTTATAGAGAAAATTGCCAGGGTAGGAAATAGGGTAATAAGTCCCTCCTCCGAACAAAAGACGGTTATTAAATTTGGATATGTCCAAACATTTGCCGGACTTGTCGAGATGGAAGAGCTGCTGGTTGAGTTTGCTAAGCAATATCCGCATATTGTTGTACATCCAATAGAACTGCCTTCGGGTAGCTATTCCAAGTCATTGAAGCAATATATGGAAGCGGAGCTCCTCGATTGCGTAATGATTAATAATAATAATTTTCAGGATTTCGTGGAAAATGACTGTACCCATTTATTGGAGCCGATTACGCAAATGGATGATTTGTATCCGTTTTTGACGGAACCGTTTCAACAAGGAGGTCACACGCTCGTTCGGCCGTTTAATTATTCGCCTGTCGTTTTGTGCTATAACAAAAAGCATTTCGAACAGTCTCAAGTTCCACTGCCGGATAGCAGTTGGGGATGGCGTGATCTTTTTACATATGGTCAGCAATTATCTGTGAAGAATGAACGGTTCGGCTTTTATTTTTATTTGCCCTCCCGTAACCGCTGGCCGATCTTTATGCTGCAGAGTGGAACCAGCTTTCAAACCGATGACAGCGGAAATTACCGATTGCACGGAAGCAAGATCATAGAAAGCCTAGAAGCATGCAGAGATCTGCTGGCAATGACAGATGTATTTCCAAGAATTCTTTCGGAAAGCAATGCTGATGCGGAAGCGCTTTTTCTGGAAGAAAAAGTTTCGGTTATTATGACAACCTATTTTTTCTTAAATCAGCTGCGAACGTCTAACATTTCCTTTGAGGTCTCCCCATTGCCAGGTTTGCAGGATTCGAGTACGCTGCTCATAATTAATGGACTAGCTGTTAACAGCCGGTCTTCTAACAAAGAGGCAGCAAAGCTGTTAATCGACTTTTTGACCTCATATGAGATTCAATTAATGCTTCGACGCAAAACGTTGAATATTACCGCTCACCGACGTGCCATGGAGTGGGAGGGGGAGGAGTCGGGGTATCGTCCATCTAAATTTTTTTCATACAGAGAAATGGTCCCGACGTTTCGGTTAATTACGGAATTGGGCCTCAGCAATTACCAATTAAAAAGCATCCAGCGTGATATTATGCTATTTTTGTCTGGTCTGCAAAATAGTGCAGCGCTTAGCACTAGATTGGAACAATTGTTGATTGAAGCTAAAGAAAGTAACATCATTCATTCCTCCTAA
- a CDS encoding extracellular solute-binding protein — MRKKWLLSIISASLLAATAAGCSQAGKQETAGKPEGGKAAFSISFRSGNISYAENHPNINEEKWVKRLEELTNTDLDIRLMSHKEFDQKMIQMFAIHDIPDVVQASSGLTNPQLAGSVQAGVFLPLNDLLEKHGKNLLKKIPKEAWEKETDAKGNIYAIPEWLSNPSRRATWIRTDLLEKTGLPEPKTVEDYLNVMRAFKKLGVENPYMGREDFVYADAFFGAYDVFGNFFMKQGDQIVPKFFNVENMQKAIQTYKTMVDEGLMNKEFETTNPTKFKNDILAGKAGIWNMNANLLIQWDQQLRESVATGKMKLISSPTGPDGKGGLRLVGNVTRAYLLNKSAKDPAAIITFFDWMVSDEAEKFFTFGIKGENYTEENGKLTYKAPTNAKDVDEETYRQVLLWLVQDTTYNKGTLSLTPEGQGLMKLYDTVLAKEGRDGIQFDPQLKGYLKNPDIAPTGDKLPPVILTHVLKMVYGKEPISDYPKVLEEWKQKGGNDVIKEATERFNKNDGVNLSRTKNK, encoded by the coding sequence ATGAGAAAGAAATGGCTTTTATCCATAATTAGTGCATCTTTGCTTGCAGCAACCGCAGCAGGATGCTCGCAGGCAGGGAAGCAGGAAACAGCAGGCAAGCCTGAGGGTGGGAAGGCGGCCTTTTCGATATCCTTCCGGTCCGGAAATATTTCGTACGCGGAAAATCATCCGAACATTAACGAAGAGAAATGGGTAAAAAGGCTGGAGGAGCTAACGAATACGGATTTGGACATCCGCTTAATGTCACACAAAGAATTCGATCAGAAGATGATTCAGATGTTCGCCATCCATGATATTCCCGATGTTGTTCAGGCGAGCTCGGGCTTGACGAATCCGCAATTGGCGGGGTCGGTGCAGGCTGGTGTATTTCTGCCTTTAAACGATTTATTGGAAAAGCACGGCAAGAACCTTTTGAAAAAAATACCGAAAGAAGCATGGGAGAAAGAAACGGACGCCAAAGGGAATATATACGCTATACCAGAGTGGTTATCGAATCCGTCCAGAAGAGCGACCTGGATCCGTACAGATTTATTAGAAAAAACGGGCCTGCCCGAGCCTAAAACAGTTGAAGATTATCTCAACGTTATGCGTGCGTTCAAGAAACTTGGTGTTGAGAATCCCTATATGGGACGAGAAGATTTCGTGTACGCGGATGCTTTCTTCGGGGCTTATGATGTTTTCGGTAACTTCTTTATGAAGCAGGGCGATCAAATCGTTCCTAAGTTTTTTAACGTAGAAAATATGCAAAAAGCCATTCAAACCTATAAAACGATGGTGGATGAAGGCTTGATGAATAAAGAGTTTGAAACCACCAATCCGACCAAGTTCAAAAACGATATTTTAGCCGGAAAAGCAGGAATATGGAACATGAATGCCAACTTGTTGATTCAATGGGATCAGCAGTTGAGAGAAAGTGTGGCAACCGGGAAGATGAAATTGATTTCATCTCCAACTGGACCTGACGGCAAGGGCGGATTGAGGCTTGTCGGTAACGTGACTAGAGCTTATTTGCTTAATAAAAGTGCAAAGGATCCAGCGGCTATCATTACATTTTTCGATTGGATGGTTAGTGACGAGGCGGAGAAATTTTTTACCTTTGGTATTAAAGGGGAGAATTACACGGAAGAGAATGGAAAACTTACTTATAAAGCGCCAACGAACGCAAAGGATGTTGATGAGGAGACTTATAGACAAGTTTTACTCTGGTTAGTTCAAGATACAACTTATAACAAAGGAACTTTGAGTCTTACGCCTGAGGGGCAAGGTTTGATGAAGCTGTATGATACGGTATTGGCCAAAGAAGGACGTGACGGTATCCAGTTCGATCCGCAGCTGAAGGGATATTTGAAAAATCCTGATATCGCGCCAACGGGAGATAAGCTTCCACCTGTTATTCTTACTCATGTTTTGAAAATGGTTTATGGAAAGGAACCGATCTCGGACTATCCGAAAGTTTTAGAAGAGTGGAAGCAAAAAGGCGGCAATGATGTCATCAAAGAAGCTACGGAGAGATTTAACAAAAATGATGGCGTTAACTTATCGAGAACGAAGAATAAGTAA